Proteins from a genomic interval of Quercus robur chromosome 9, dhQueRobu3.1, whole genome shotgun sequence:
- the LOC126698573 gene encoding probable inactive histone-lysine N-methyltransferase SUVR2 isoform X3 — MAPNPKVAAAFRAMKDIGVKEDKVKPVLKKLLKLYDKNWQLIEEENYRVLADAVFEEDENEAVEKRKICNNADEDDLEEETQVHDEPERPLKRLRLRSQSQVSPPVNASNHSAGTSSLKRPKVEEDELPKTCLQQQPQPISPHKPISPRQPISPHHQPISPRQPISPHHQPISPQRGIINKGKQPLIPQVASLGKRPMSERASHAVRIKEPTVEPGIVLLPKQKAPDIHALITPKDEPFTDDTYNNDVSHYEVPIAVIHPDPLSKLGASVGNDTVEKQGGPEIPASQCLNEGNSSVPGKLGSSVDGILASSSERETNCKLSTVPEESPASLEIGSSPTGEVKISLSCNSTLGRPDFHLPSRDEVIKLMEDKCLRTYKIIDPNFSVVNLLNDMCACFLQLATDSTDESQEGSLNIIPTLDVLKKSSVRDSLGIGGNEQSLCTPSCTPNGSANVQCSAAVSPPRVPSSLNGPGSDIQASKKMNVNGGAESESEKESENNQLTNSCSLVVVPQFQITPSDVRSIYDANDLTKGEERVKISWVNEINNDCLPAFMYIPQNLVFENAHVNFTLSHIRDEDCCMACLGDCLSLSTPCPCANETGGQFAYTKEGLLREEFLEECISMTRDPQRQQHLYCRECPIRRLRNDDCLEPCKGHLRRKFINECWSKCGCSRNCGNRVVQRGITCKLQVFCTSEGKGWGLRTLEDLPKGAFVCEYVGEILTNTELFERNTESKKSGKHTYSVLLDADWGSGVLKNEEALCLDATYFGNVARFINHRLC; from the exons ATGGCTCCAAATCCAAAAGTTGCAGCGGCCTTTCGTGCTATGAAGGATATTGGAGTTAAAGAAGATAAAGTTAAACCAGTAttaaaaaaacttctaaaattgTATGATAAAAACTGGCAActtattgaagaagaaaattatagaGTTCTTGCAGATGCTGTATTTGAAGAGGATGAAAATGAG GCTGTGGAGAAGAGGAAGATATGTAACAATGCTGAT GAGGATGATTTGGAGGAAGAAACTCAGGTGCATGATGAACCTGAACGTCCTCTAAAGAGGTTGCGCTTAAGAAGCCAAAGTCAGGTTTCACCTCCAGTGAATGCCAGCAACCATAGTGCGGGTACAAGTTCGTTAAAAAGGCCTAAAGTGGAGGAGGATGAactacccaaaacttgtttgcAGCAGCAGCCTCAACCAATCTCACCCCATAAACCAATCTCTCCCCGTCAACCAATCTCACCTCATCATCAACCAATCTCACCCCGTCAACCAATCTCACCTCATCATCAACCAATCTCACCCCAACGTGGTATTATTAACAAGGGCAAGCAACCTCTCATACCTCAAGTTGCTTCTCTAGGGAAAAGACCTATGTCTGAGAGAGCATCTCATGCTGTGCGCATTAAAGAGCCAACTGTCGAGCCAGGCATTGTTCTTTTGCCCAAGCAGAAGGCTCCTGATATTCATGCATTGATAACGCCAAAAGATGAGCCCTTTACTGATGATACATATAATAATGATGTGTCACACTATGAGGTTCCTATTGCAGTGATCCATCCAG ATCCCTTGAGCAAGTTAGGTGCTTCAGTTGGGAATGATACAGTTGAAAAACAAGGTGGTCCAGAAATTCCAGCATCCCAATGCTTAAATGAAGGAAATTCTAGCGTCCCAGGTAAGTTGGGTTCTTCAGTTGATGGTATTCTAGCTTCATCCAGTGAGAGGGAAACCAACTGCAAGCTTTCAACCGTCCCGGAGGAATCGCCTGCTAGTTTGGAGATTGGCTCCTCGCCCACAGGAGAGGTAAAAATTTCTCTGAGCTGCAACTCCACTCTTGGAAGGCCAGATTTCCATTTGCCTAGTCGAGATGAGGTTATAAAACTGATGGAGGATAAATGTTTGCGGACATATAAAATCATTGACCCAAATTTTTCTGTCGTGAATCTGTTGAACGATATGTGTGCGTGCTTCTTGCAATTGGCAACTGATTCCACTGATGAATCGCAGGAAGGATCACTAAATATAATTCCGACTCTGGATGTATTGAAGAAATCTTCTGTGCGGGATTCTTTGGGGATTGGAGGCAATGAACAAAGTTTGTGCACTCCATCCTGTACTCCAAATGGATCAGCCAATGTTCAATGCTCTGCTGCAGTGTCTCCCCCAAGAGTTCCATCATCTTTGAATGGACCTGGTAGCGACATACAAGCCAGTAAGAAGATGAATGTGAATGGTGGTGCTGAAAGTGAAAGTGAAAAGGAATCTGAAAACAATCAATTAACAAATTCGTGTAGTTTGGTGGTTGTCCCACAATTTCAAATAACTCCTAGTGATGTCAGGTCTATATATGATGCTAATGACCTAACAAAAGGAGAAGAAAGGGTCAAAATTTCATGGGTCAATGAAATCAACAATGACTGTCTACCAGCCTTTATGTATATACCTCAAAACCTTGTTTTTGAGAATGCTCATGTCAacttcacactctctcatatCAGAGATGAGGATTGTTGTATGGCTTGTTTGGGTGATTGCCTTTCCTTATCCACACCTTGTCCCTGTGCAAATGAAACTGGAGGCCAGTTTGCATACACAAAAGAAGGCCTTCTTAGGGAAGAATTCTTGGAAGAGTGCATCTCCATGACTCGTGACCCGCAAAGACAACAGCACTTGTATTGTAGAGAATGCCCAATTCGAAGACTGAGGAATGATGACTGTTTAGAACCATGTAAAGGTCACTTAAGGAGGAAATTTATCAATGAATGCTGGAGCAAATGCGGCTGCAGTAGAAACTGTGGAAATCGAGTGGTTCAGCGTGGCATTACATGCAAGTTGCAG GTGTTTTGCACTTCTGAAGGTAAAGGGTGGGGTCTCCGAACGCTAGAGGACCTTCCAAAAGGTGCATTTGTGTGTGAGTATGTCGGAGAAATACTAACCAACACTGAGTTGTTTGAGAGGAACACAGAGAGTAAGAAAAGTGGGAAACATACCTACTCGGTGCTATTAGATGCAGACTGGGGTTCAGGGGTTCTAAAGAATGAAGAAGCTCTCTGTTTGGATGCAACATATTTTGGCAATGTTGCTAGATTCATTAACCATAG GCTGTGCTGA
- the LOC126698573 gene encoding probable inactive histone-lysine N-methyltransferase SUVR2 isoform X1 codes for MAPNPKVAAAFRAMKDIGVKEDKVKPVLKKLLKLYDKNWQLIEEENYRVLADAVFEEDENEAVEKRKICNNADEDDLEEETQVHDEPERPLKRLRLRSQSQVSPPVNASNHSAGTSSLKRPKVEEDELPKTCLQQQPQPISPHKPISPRQPISPHHQPISPRQPISPHHQPISPQRGIINKGKQPLIPQVASLGKRPMSERASHAVRIKEPTVEPGIVLLPKQKAPDIHALITPKDEPFTDDTYNNDVSHYEVPIAVIHPDPLSKLGASVGNDTVEKQGGPEIPASQCLNEGNSSVPGKLGSSVDGILASSSERETNCKLSTVPEESPASLEIGSSPTGEVKISLSCNSTLGRPDFHLPSRDEVIKLMEDKCLRTYKIIDPNFSVVNLLNDMCACFLQLATDSTDESQEGSLNIIPTLDVLKKSSVRDSLGIGGNEQSLCTPSCTPNGSANVQCSAAVSPPRVPSSLNGPGSDIQASKKMNVNGGAESESEKESENNQLTNSCSLVVVPQFQITPSDVRSIYDANDLTKGEERVKISWVNEINNDCLPAFMYIPQNLVFENAHVNFTLSHIRDEDCCMACLGDCLSLSTPCPCANETGGQFAYTKEGLLREEFLEECISMTRDPQRQQHLYCRECPIRRLRNDDCLEPCKGHLRRKFINECWSKCGCSRNCGNRVVQRGITCKLQVFCTSEGKGWGLRTLEDLPKGAFVCEYVGEILTNTELFERNTESKKSGKHTYSVLLDADWGSGVLKNEEALCLDATYFGNVARFINHRCWDANLIEIPVKVETPDLTYYHLAFFTTRMVAALEELTWDYSIYLDDDGQPVKAFQCLCGSKHCINMKRSIRTRSASIAR; via the exons ATGGCTCCAAATCCAAAAGTTGCAGCGGCCTTTCGTGCTATGAAGGATATTGGAGTTAAAGAAGATAAAGTTAAACCAGTAttaaaaaaacttctaaaattgTATGATAAAAACTGGCAActtattgaagaagaaaattatagaGTTCTTGCAGATGCTGTATTTGAAGAGGATGAAAATGAG GCTGTGGAGAAGAGGAAGATATGTAACAATGCTGAT GAGGATGATTTGGAGGAAGAAACTCAGGTGCATGATGAACCTGAACGTCCTCTAAAGAGGTTGCGCTTAAGAAGCCAAAGTCAGGTTTCACCTCCAGTGAATGCCAGCAACCATAGTGCGGGTACAAGTTCGTTAAAAAGGCCTAAAGTGGAGGAGGATGAactacccaaaacttgtttgcAGCAGCAGCCTCAACCAATCTCACCCCATAAACCAATCTCTCCCCGTCAACCAATCTCACCTCATCATCAACCAATCTCACCCCGTCAACCAATCTCACCTCATCATCAACCAATCTCACCCCAACGTGGTATTATTAACAAGGGCAAGCAACCTCTCATACCTCAAGTTGCTTCTCTAGGGAAAAGACCTATGTCTGAGAGAGCATCTCATGCTGTGCGCATTAAAGAGCCAACTGTCGAGCCAGGCATTGTTCTTTTGCCCAAGCAGAAGGCTCCTGATATTCATGCATTGATAACGCCAAAAGATGAGCCCTTTACTGATGATACATATAATAATGATGTGTCACACTATGAGGTTCCTATTGCAGTGATCCATCCAG ATCCCTTGAGCAAGTTAGGTGCTTCAGTTGGGAATGATACAGTTGAAAAACAAGGTGGTCCAGAAATTCCAGCATCCCAATGCTTAAATGAAGGAAATTCTAGCGTCCCAGGTAAGTTGGGTTCTTCAGTTGATGGTATTCTAGCTTCATCCAGTGAGAGGGAAACCAACTGCAAGCTTTCAACCGTCCCGGAGGAATCGCCTGCTAGTTTGGAGATTGGCTCCTCGCCCACAGGAGAGGTAAAAATTTCTCTGAGCTGCAACTCCACTCTTGGAAGGCCAGATTTCCATTTGCCTAGTCGAGATGAGGTTATAAAACTGATGGAGGATAAATGTTTGCGGACATATAAAATCATTGACCCAAATTTTTCTGTCGTGAATCTGTTGAACGATATGTGTGCGTGCTTCTTGCAATTGGCAACTGATTCCACTGATGAATCGCAGGAAGGATCACTAAATATAATTCCGACTCTGGATGTATTGAAGAAATCTTCTGTGCGGGATTCTTTGGGGATTGGAGGCAATGAACAAAGTTTGTGCACTCCATCCTGTACTCCAAATGGATCAGCCAATGTTCAATGCTCTGCTGCAGTGTCTCCCCCAAGAGTTCCATCATCTTTGAATGGACCTGGTAGCGACATACAAGCCAGTAAGAAGATGAATGTGAATGGTGGTGCTGAAAGTGAAAGTGAAAAGGAATCTGAAAACAATCAATTAACAAATTCGTGTAGTTTGGTGGTTGTCCCACAATTTCAAATAACTCCTAGTGATGTCAGGTCTATATATGATGCTAATGACCTAACAAAAGGAGAAGAAAGGGTCAAAATTTCATGGGTCAATGAAATCAACAATGACTGTCTACCAGCCTTTATGTATATACCTCAAAACCTTGTTTTTGAGAATGCTCATGTCAacttcacactctctcatatCAGAGATGAGGATTGTTGTATGGCTTGTTTGGGTGATTGCCTTTCCTTATCCACACCTTGTCCCTGTGCAAATGAAACTGGAGGCCAGTTTGCATACACAAAAGAAGGCCTTCTTAGGGAAGAATTCTTGGAAGAGTGCATCTCCATGACTCGTGACCCGCAAAGACAACAGCACTTGTATTGTAGAGAATGCCCAATTCGAAGACTGAGGAATGATGACTGTTTAGAACCATGTAAAGGTCACTTAAGGAGGAAATTTATCAATGAATGCTGGAGCAAATGCGGCTGCAGTAGAAACTGTGGAAATCGAGTGGTTCAGCGTGGCATTACATGCAAGTTGCAG GTGTTTTGCACTTCTGAAGGTAAAGGGTGGGGTCTCCGAACGCTAGAGGACCTTCCAAAAGGTGCATTTGTGTGTGAGTATGTCGGAGAAATACTAACCAACACTGAGTTGTTTGAGAGGAACACAGAGAGTAAGAAAAGTGGGAAACATACCTACTCGGTGCTATTAGATGCAGACTGGGGTTCAGGGGTTCTAAAGAATGAAGAAGCTCTCTGTTTGGATGCAACATATTTTGGCAATGTTGCTAGATTCATTAACCATAG GTGTTGGGATGCAAACTTGATTGAGATCCCTGTTAAAGTGGAGACCCCAGATCTTACCTACTACCAT CTTGCTTTCTTCACAACAAGAATGGTTGCTGCGTTGGAAGAGCTCACTTGG GATTATAGCATTTACCTTGACGACGATGGTCAACCTGTCAAGGCATTCCAATGCCTATGTGGTAGCAAGCACTGCATTAACATGAAGCGTTCAATTA
- the LOC126698573 gene encoding probable inactive histone-lysine N-methyltransferase SUVR2 isoform X2, with product MAPNPKVAAAFRAMKDIGVKEDKVKPVLKKLLKLYDKNWQLIEEENYRVLADAVFEEDENEAVEKRKICNNADEDDLEEETQVHDEPERPLKRLRLRSQSQVSPPVNASNHSAGTSSLKRPKVEEDELPKTCLQQQPQPISPHKPISPRQPISPHHQPISPRQPISPHHQPISPQRGIINKGKQPLIPQVASLGKRPMSERASHAVRIKEPTVEPGIVLLPKQKAPDIHALITPKDEPFTDDTYNNDVSHYEVPIAVIHPDPLSKLGASVGNDTVEKQGGPEIPASQCLNEGNSSVPGKLGSSVDGILASSSERETNCKLSTVPEESPASLEIGSSPTGEEGSLNIIPTLDVLKKSSVRDSLGIGGNEQSLCTPSCTPNGSANVQCSAAVSPPRVPSSLNGPGSDIQASKKMNVNGGAESESEKESENNQLTNSCSLVVVPQFQITPSDVRSIYDANDLTKGEERVKISWVNEINNDCLPAFMYIPQNLVFENAHVNFTLSHIRDEDCCMACLGDCLSLSTPCPCANETGGQFAYTKEGLLREEFLEECISMTRDPQRQQHLYCRECPIRRLRNDDCLEPCKGHLRRKFINECWSKCGCSRNCGNRVVQRGITCKLQVFCTSEGKGWGLRTLEDLPKGAFVCEYVGEILTNTELFERNTESKKSGKHTYSVLLDADWGSGVLKNEEALCLDATYFGNVARFINHRCWDANLIEIPVKVETPDLTYYHLAFFTTRMVAALEELTWDYSIYLDDDGQPVKAFQCLCGSKHCINMKRSIRTRSASIAR from the exons ATGGCTCCAAATCCAAAAGTTGCAGCGGCCTTTCGTGCTATGAAGGATATTGGAGTTAAAGAAGATAAAGTTAAACCAGTAttaaaaaaacttctaaaattgTATGATAAAAACTGGCAActtattgaagaagaaaattatagaGTTCTTGCAGATGCTGTATTTGAAGAGGATGAAAATGAG GCTGTGGAGAAGAGGAAGATATGTAACAATGCTGAT GAGGATGATTTGGAGGAAGAAACTCAGGTGCATGATGAACCTGAACGTCCTCTAAAGAGGTTGCGCTTAAGAAGCCAAAGTCAGGTTTCACCTCCAGTGAATGCCAGCAACCATAGTGCGGGTACAAGTTCGTTAAAAAGGCCTAAAGTGGAGGAGGATGAactacccaaaacttgtttgcAGCAGCAGCCTCAACCAATCTCACCCCATAAACCAATCTCTCCCCGTCAACCAATCTCACCTCATCATCAACCAATCTCACCCCGTCAACCAATCTCACCTCATCATCAACCAATCTCACCCCAACGTGGTATTATTAACAAGGGCAAGCAACCTCTCATACCTCAAGTTGCTTCTCTAGGGAAAAGACCTATGTCTGAGAGAGCATCTCATGCTGTGCGCATTAAAGAGCCAACTGTCGAGCCAGGCATTGTTCTTTTGCCCAAGCAGAAGGCTCCTGATATTCATGCATTGATAACGCCAAAAGATGAGCCCTTTACTGATGATACATATAATAATGATGTGTCACACTATGAGGTTCCTATTGCAGTGATCCATCCAG ATCCCTTGAGCAAGTTAGGTGCTTCAGTTGGGAATGATACAGTTGAAAAACAAGGTGGTCCAGAAATTCCAGCATCCCAATGCTTAAATGAAGGAAATTCTAGCGTCCCAGGTAAGTTGGGTTCTTCAGTTGATGGTATTCTAGCTTCATCCAGTGAGAGGGAAACCAACTGCAAGCTTTCAACCGTCCCGGAGGAATCGCCTGCTAGTTTGGAGATTGGCTCCTCGCCCACAGGAGAG GAAGGATCACTAAATATAATTCCGACTCTGGATGTATTGAAGAAATCTTCTGTGCGGGATTCTTTGGGGATTGGAGGCAATGAACAAAGTTTGTGCACTCCATCCTGTACTCCAAATGGATCAGCCAATGTTCAATGCTCTGCTGCAGTGTCTCCCCCAAGAGTTCCATCATCTTTGAATGGACCTGGTAGCGACATACAAGCCAGTAAGAAGATGAATGTGAATGGTGGTGCTGAAAGTGAAAGTGAAAAGGAATCTGAAAACAATCAATTAACAAATTCGTGTAGTTTGGTGGTTGTCCCACAATTTCAAATAACTCCTAGTGATGTCAGGTCTATATATGATGCTAATGACCTAACAAAAGGAGAAGAAAGGGTCAAAATTTCATGGGTCAATGAAATCAACAATGACTGTCTACCAGCCTTTATGTATATACCTCAAAACCTTGTTTTTGAGAATGCTCATGTCAacttcacactctctcatatCAGAGATGAGGATTGTTGTATGGCTTGTTTGGGTGATTGCCTTTCCTTATCCACACCTTGTCCCTGTGCAAATGAAACTGGAGGCCAGTTTGCATACACAAAAGAAGGCCTTCTTAGGGAAGAATTCTTGGAAGAGTGCATCTCCATGACTCGTGACCCGCAAAGACAACAGCACTTGTATTGTAGAGAATGCCCAATTCGAAGACTGAGGAATGATGACTGTTTAGAACCATGTAAAGGTCACTTAAGGAGGAAATTTATCAATGAATGCTGGAGCAAATGCGGCTGCAGTAGAAACTGTGGAAATCGAGTGGTTCAGCGTGGCATTACATGCAAGTTGCAG GTGTTTTGCACTTCTGAAGGTAAAGGGTGGGGTCTCCGAACGCTAGAGGACCTTCCAAAAGGTGCATTTGTGTGTGAGTATGTCGGAGAAATACTAACCAACACTGAGTTGTTTGAGAGGAACACAGAGAGTAAGAAAAGTGGGAAACATACCTACTCGGTGCTATTAGATGCAGACTGGGGTTCAGGGGTTCTAAAGAATGAAGAAGCTCTCTGTTTGGATGCAACATATTTTGGCAATGTTGCTAGATTCATTAACCATAG GTGTTGGGATGCAAACTTGATTGAGATCCCTGTTAAAGTGGAGACCCCAGATCTTACCTACTACCAT CTTGCTTTCTTCACAACAAGAATGGTTGCTGCGTTGGAAGAGCTCACTTGG GATTATAGCATTTACCTTGACGACGATGGTCAACCTGTCAAGGCATTCCAATGCCTATGTGGTAGCAAGCACTGCATTAACATGAAGCGTTCAATTA